The Cronobacter sakazakii genome has a window encoding:
- a CDS encoding flagellin N-terminal helical domain-containing protein, which produces MATIFNNLMSGNVLTQQKKTAASLSQSIERLSSGMRINSAKDDAAGQAIANRMSATLRANDVASRSMNDGISLSQTAEGALSEVTDLLTRAKSLAVQSATGTLDASDRAAISAEFSEIKAQIDAISTGTTIFGKYPLAPAASPPPPASQLGNIPSINQRFPVPGQQYTFTSGLVPLAYIPAGATDITLTINSGWMDDDIQLFSRDGSHLVGTPVNGPTRDFTWTNNGVNSTATANTKIISTDNGFLPGASYSDANLTQGPPTYNVSGGAVKQYNGMTITYSGDGDRYETPATGWANNGTVSPGNYLERLSIDKVTEDVIIMVVGNGSFYGEMTWTKLPKPTDPPDNGPVSTDTDIVMSADYGEAVQYKTIPGTPSDTKTLGLDTARLDNQQSASQAIDAIDHAIDTVSAYRGTYGSLVNTFDSAKEAMAQKTVATTAARSRIEDADFAQEASNLSRTQILQQAGNAVLAQANQQAESVLSLLK; this is translated from the coding sequence ATGGCGACTATCTTCAACAACCTGATGTCCGGCAATGTCCTGACGCAGCAGAAAAAAACGGCCGCTAGCTTAAGCCAGTCCATCGAGCGGCTCTCATCCGGCATGCGCATTAACAGCGCGAAGGACGACGCTGCCGGGCAGGCTATTGCCAACCGTATGTCTGCCACGCTCAGGGCGAATGACGTGGCCTCGCGCAGCATGAACGACGGGATAAGCCTCTCGCAGACGGCCGAGGGTGCGCTCTCTGAAGTCACCGATCTGCTGACGCGCGCAAAATCGCTGGCGGTGCAGTCCGCAACCGGCACGCTGGATGCAAGCGATCGCGCGGCGATTTCCGCTGAATTCAGCGAGATCAAAGCGCAGATAGACGCCATTTCCACAGGGACGACGATTTTCGGCAAATATCCGCTGGCGCCCGCGGCATCCCCGCCACCGCCCGCGTCGCAGCTCGGTAATATTCCGTCTATCAACCAGCGCTTCCCGGTGCCGGGCCAGCAATACACCTTTACTTCCGGACTGGTGCCGCTGGCCTATATTCCCGCTGGCGCAACTGACATTACGCTGACGATTAACTCGGGCTGGATGGATGACGATATCCAACTGTTCAGCCGTGATGGCAGCCATCTCGTCGGTACGCCGGTGAATGGCCCCACGCGCGACTTCACCTGGACGAATAACGGCGTGAACAGCACCGCGACGGCGAATACCAAAATCATCTCCACCGATAACGGTTTTTTGCCGGGTGCCAGCTACAGCGACGCGAACCTGACACAGGGGCCGCCCACTTACAACGTGAGCGGCGGCGCGGTGAAGCAGTACAACGGCATGACCATCACCTATAGTGGCGACGGCGACCGCTACGAGACGCCCGCGACGGGCTGGGCCAACAACGGTACGGTGTCGCCGGGCAACTATCTTGAGCGGTTGTCCATTGATAAGGTGACGGAAGATGTGATCATCATGGTGGTGGGCAACGGCTCGTTTTACGGCGAGATGACCTGGACCAAACTGCCGAAGCCAACCGATCCGCCGGATAACGGGCCGGTCAGCACCGATACGGATATTGTGATGAGCGCCGACTACGGCGAGGCGGTGCAGTATAAAACCATTCCCGGCACGCCTTCGGACACCAAAACGCTCGGCCTTGATACCGCGCGGCTTGATAATCAGCAGAGCGCGTCGCAGGCGATAGATGCTATCGATCATGCGATCGATACCGTAAGCGCGTATCGCGGCACTTACGGTAGCCTGGTGAACACGTTTGACTCGGCGAAAGAGGCGATGGCGCAGAAGACCGTCGCCACGACCGCCGCGCGCAGCCGCATCGAAGACGCGGATTTCGCGCAGGAGGCGAGCAACCTCAGCCGGACGCAGATCCTGCAACAGGCCGGGAACGCCGTGCTGGCTCAGGCGAACCAGCAGGCGGAGAGCGTGCTCTCGCTTCTTAAATAA
- a CDS encoding Cof-type HAD-IIB family hydrolase has product MTVKLIAVDMDGTFLRDDKTYHRERFLKQYAEMKARGIRFVVASGNQYYQLTSFFPDIADDIAFVAENGAWVVCEGEDVFNGELSDDEYRHVIDHLMTLDDLEIIACGKNSGYTLKRYDERFKNMAARYYHRLDFVDDLHDARDIFFKFALNLPDIQLLKRMDELTEAFEGIVVPVSSGHGSIDLIIPGLHKANGIQMLQQRWGIADSEVVTFGDGGNDVEMLRHAGFGFAMDNAPEAIHKVARYRAPANNQDGVLDVIDKVLNGEAPFA; this is encoded by the coding sequence ATGACAGTTAAGTTAATCGCCGTGGATATGGACGGCACGTTTTTACGCGACGACAAAACCTATCACCGTGAGCGTTTTCTTAAGCAGTACGCCGAAATGAAAGCGCGCGGCATCCGTTTTGTGGTGGCGAGCGGCAACCAATACTACCAACTGACGTCGTTTTTTCCGGACATCGCCGACGACATCGCCTTCGTGGCGGAAAACGGCGCGTGGGTGGTATGCGAAGGCGAAGATGTCTTTAACGGCGAGTTGAGTGATGACGAGTATCGTCACGTCATTGACCACCTGATGACGCTCGACGATTTAGAGATTATCGCCTGCGGAAAAAACAGCGGCTACACGCTTAAGCGCTACGATGAGCGCTTCAAAAACATGGCGGCGCGCTACTATCACCGCCTGGATTTTGTCGACGACCTGCACGACGCGCGGGACATTTTCTTTAAATTCGCGCTCAACCTGCCGGATATCCAGTTGCTAAAAAGAATGGACGAACTGACCGAGGCGTTTGAAGGCATTGTGGTGCCGGTCTCCAGCGGCCACGGCTCTATCGATCTCATCATTCCGGGGCTTCACAAAGCCAACGGCATTCAGATGCTGCAACAGCGCTGGGGCATTGCGGATAGCGAGGTCGTGACGTTTGGCGACGGCGGCAATGACGTCGAGATGCTGCGCCACGCGGGGTTTGGGTTCGCGATGGACAACGCGCCGGAGGCGATTCACAAGGTCGCGCGCTATCGTGCGCCAGCCAATAATCAGGATGGTGTACTGGATGTTATCGACAAGGTGCTGAACGGCGAAGCGCCGTTCGCCTGA
- a CDS encoding MFS transporter: MQTHANRTGRLGRQALLFPLCLVLYEFSTYIGNDMIQPGMLAVVEQYQAGVEWVPTSMTAYLAGGMFLQWLLGPLSDRIGRRPVMLAGVAWFIVTCLATLLARDIEQFTVLRFLQGISLCFIGAVGYAAIQESFEEAVCIKITALMANVALIAPLLGPLVGAAWVHAAPWEMMFVLFAALAAISFFGLWRAMPETATRLGEKLSLRELGRDYKAVLKNLRFVSGALAIGFVSLPLLAWIAQSPVIIISGEQMSTYEYGLLQVPIFGALIIGNLVLAKLTARRSVRSLIVMGGWPMMFGLALAALATVISSHAYLWMTTGLSIYAFGIGIANAGLVRLTLFASDISKGTVSAAMGMLQMTIFTVGIEISKHAWLGGGNALFNLFNFASGLLWLGLMVIFLKDKTVGTRPEA; the protein is encoded by the coding sequence ATGCAAACTCACGCAAACCGAACCGGACGTCTCGGACGCCAGGCGCTGCTGTTCCCGCTCTGCCTGGTGCTCTACGAATTCTCGACTTATATCGGCAACGACATGATCCAGCCGGGCATGCTCGCGGTCGTCGAACAGTATCAGGCGGGCGTCGAATGGGTGCCCACCTCTATGACCGCCTATCTCGCGGGCGGCATGTTTTTACAGTGGCTGCTCGGCCCGCTCTCTGACCGTATCGGCAGACGCCCGGTGATGCTGGCGGGCGTGGCGTGGTTTATCGTCACCTGTCTTGCCACGTTGCTCGCCCGGGACATTGAACAGTTCACCGTGCTGCGCTTTTTGCAGGGCATCAGCCTGTGCTTTATCGGCGCGGTGGGTTATGCCGCGATTCAGGAGTCGTTTGAAGAGGCGGTGTGTATCAAAATCACCGCGTTAATGGCGAACGTCGCGCTTATCGCGCCGCTGCTGGGGCCACTCGTCGGGGCCGCATGGGTACACGCCGCGCCCTGGGAGATGATGTTTGTACTCTTCGCCGCGCTGGCGGCCATCTCGTTCTTTGGCCTGTGGCGCGCCATGCCGGAGACGGCCACGCGGCTTGGCGAGAAGCTGTCGCTGCGTGAACTGGGCCGTGACTATAAAGCCGTGCTGAAAAACCTGCGCTTTGTGTCCGGGGCGCTGGCGATAGGTTTTGTCAGCCTGCCGCTGCTGGCGTGGATTGCGCAGTCGCCGGTCATTATCATCAGCGGCGAGCAGATGAGCACCTATGAATATGGCCTGTTGCAGGTGCCGATTTTCGGCGCGCTGATCATCGGCAACCTGGTGCTGGCGAAGCTCACCGCCCGGCGCTCCGTGCGCTCGCTGATTGTGATGGGCGGCTGGCCGATGATGTTCGGGCTGGCGCTGGCGGCGCTCGCCACGGTGATTTCATCGCACGCGTACCTCTGGATGACGACGGGGCTCAGCATCTACGCTTTCGGCATCGGCATTGCTAACGCGGGCCTGGTGCGCCTGACGCTCTTTGCCAGCGACATCAGCAAAGGCACCGTCTCGGCGGCGATGGGCATGTTGCAGATGACCATTTTCACGGTGGGTATCGAAATCAGTAAACACGCCTGGCTTGGCGGCGGCAACGCGCTGTTTAACCTGTTTAACTTCGCAAGCGGCCTCCTGTGGCTGGGCCTGATGGTGATTTTCCTGAAGGACAAAACCGTCGGCACCCGCCCGGAAGCGTAA
- a CDS encoding phosphatase PAP2 family protein, with protein MRTLSPLFWPARPRINKTISLYSLPVRFYVGQLALLTALGVLFTWLSRTETLDRWLTQMWFDAAAGNFPWQDNHWLDLLNHRLAKYCAIAVAVGSLLYGVIRRHPRWMMVAVLMGLGAAVVGILKATSHHSCPWDLVEYGGKALSYPLFGAVPDGSGPGRCFPGGHASSGFMVMGLWFGLKREHPGYARLALAAGIALGLAMGFGQVMRGAHFFTHNLWAGWWVWLTQVVTWGVTTTLMNKEPATL; from the coding sequence ATGCGTACTTTATCTCCGCTTTTCTGGCCCGCCAGGCCCCGGATAAATAAGACAATCTCCCTTTATTCCCTTCCCGTGCGCTTTTATGTTGGTCAGCTTGCGCTGTTAACGGCGCTGGGCGTGCTGTTCACCTGGCTTTCACGCACCGAAACGCTGGACCGCTGGCTGACGCAGATGTGGTTTGACGCCGCCGCAGGGAATTTTCCCTGGCAGGACAACCACTGGCTTGATCTGCTCAACCACCGGCTCGCCAAATATTGCGCCATCGCGGTCGCGGTCGGGAGCCTGCTGTATGGCGTGATTCGTCGCCATCCGCGCTGGATGATGGTCGCGGTGCTGATGGGTCTTGGCGCTGCCGTCGTCGGCATCCTGAAGGCCACCAGCCATCACAGCTGTCCGTGGGATCTTGTTGAGTATGGCGGAAAGGCGCTCTCCTATCCGCTTTTTGGCGCGGTACCGGACGGCAGCGGCCCGGGTCGGTGTTTCCCTGGCGGCCACGCCTCCAGCGGCTTTATGGTGATGGGCCTCTGGTTCGGCCTTAAGCGTGAGCATCCGGGATACGCCCGGCTGGCGCTGGCGGCGGGCATTGCGCTCGGGCTCGCGATGGGCTTCGGCCAGGTGATGCGCGGCGCGCATTTCTTCACCCATAACCTGTGGGCAGGCTGGTGGGTGTGGCTCACGCAGGTGGTGACGTGGGGCGTGACTACCACATTGATGAATAAGGAACCCGCAACCCTATGA
- the ybjG gene encoding undecaprenyl-diphosphate phosphatase: MMEALNQFLFLQINATPASPGWLIALATFIARDLISIVPLLPVVLWLWRPTERRLVVKFALALLISLAVSWLAGHLFPHPRPFVVGLGHQFLPHAPDDSYPSDHGTVIFTFALAFLFWHRVWSGALLMAVACAIAWSRVYLGVHWPLDMAGGLLVAMLACLSAQILWAPLGEPLYRTLRQLYRLCFALPIRKGWVRD, encoded by the coding sequence ATGATGGAAGCGTTGAATCAATTTCTGTTTTTGCAAATTAACGCGACGCCCGCGTCGCCGGGCTGGCTTATCGCGCTGGCGACCTTTATCGCGCGCGATCTTATCTCGATTGTGCCGCTGCTGCCGGTGGTACTGTGGCTCTGGCGTCCGACCGAGCGCAGGCTGGTGGTGAAGTTCGCGCTGGCGCTGCTCATCAGCCTCGCCGTCTCCTGGCTTGCGGGCCATCTGTTTCCGCATCCGCGCCCGTTTGTGGTCGGCCTCGGTCATCAGTTCCTGCCGCACGCGCCTGACGACTCCTATCCCAGCGATCACGGCACCGTGATTTTCACCTTCGCGCTGGCGTTTCTCTTCTGGCACCGCGTCTGGTCTGGCGCGCTGTTAATGGCCGTCGCCTGCGCGATTGCCTGGTCGCGCGTCTATCTGGGCGTCCACTGGCCACTCGATATGGCGGGCGGTCTGCTGGTGGCGATGCTCGCCTGCCTGAGCGCGCAGATCCTCTGGGCACCGCTTGGCGAACCGCTCTACCGCACGCTGCGCCAGCTCTATCGTCTCTGCTTCGCACTGCCCATCCGTAAAGGCTGGGTGCGTGACTAA
- the deoR gene encoding DNA-binding transcriptional repressor DeoR, whose translation METRRDERLAQLLQALKRQDKMHLKEAAALLGVSEMTIRRDLQGNDAPVTLLGGYIVLEPRGVAVSRYLLSDEQTRLVEEKRHAAALAASLARPHQTLFFDCGTTTPWVIDALDDALPFTGICYSLNTFLALQEKPHCRVILCGGEFHASNAIFKPLNFQETLRNLCPDIAFFSAAGLHPQYGATCFNLDELPVKHWALEMAQRHVIVADHSKFGQVRPACMGPLEAFDTITTDRMPDDAFIAWAQAANVSVMW comes from the coding sequence ATGGAAACGCGGCGTGACGAGCGACTGGCGCAACTGCTACAGGCACTAAAGCGACAGGATAAAATGCATCTCAAAGAGGCGGCGGCGCTGCTTGGCGTCTCGGAGATGACGATTCGCCGCGACCTGCAGGGTAATGACGCGCCGGTCACGCTGCTTGGCGGCTATATTGTGCTGGAGCCGCGCGGCGTGGCGGTAAGCCGCTACCTGTTAAGCGATGAGCAGACCCGGCTGGTGGAGGAGAAACGCCACGCGGCCGCGCTCGCGGCGTCGCTTGCCCGCCCGCACCAGACGCTTTTTTTCGACTGTGGCACCACCACGCCGTGGGTCATCGACGCGCTGGACGACGCCCTGCCCTTCACCGGCATCTGCTATTCGCTCAACACCTTTCTGGCGCTCCAGGAGAAACCGCACTGTCGCGTTATCCTTTGCGGCGGCGAATTCCACGCGAGCAACGCGATTTTCAAGCCGCTCAATTTCCAGGAGACGCTGCGCAATCTCTGCCCCGATATCGCGTTTTTTTCGGCGGCGGGGCTGCATCCGCAATATGGCGCGACCTGTTTTAATCTCGACGAACTGCCGGTGAAACACTGGGCGCTGGAGATGGCCCAGCGTCATGTGATCGTGGCGGACCACAGCAAATTTGGACAGGTGCGGCCCGCCTGTATGGGGCCGCTTGAGGCGTTTGATACCATCACGACCGACCGGATGCCCGACGACGCGTTTATCGCCTGGGCGCAGGCGGCGAACGTCAGCGTGATGTGGTAA
- the dacC gene encoding serine-type D-Ala-D-Ala carboxypeptidase, which translates to MTSFSRSGARRVLALSGAFLLISLSTAHAADPIAPAAPEVDARAWILMDYHSGKVLAEGNADEKLDPASLTKLMTSYVVGQALKAGKIHLDDKVTVGKDAWATGNPALRGSSLMFLKPGDQVSVADLNKGVIIQSGNDASIAIADYVAGSQDAFVSLMNGYAKRLGLTNTTFKTVHGLDAPGQFSTARDMALLGKALIHDVPDEYAIHKEKEFTFNKIRQPNRNRLLWSSSMNVDGMKTGTTAGAGYNLVASATQGDMRLISVVLGAKTDGIRFRESEKLLTWGFRFFETVTPIKPDAAFVNQRVWFGDSSEVKLGAGEAGSVTIPKGQLKNLKATYTLNSPQLTAPLKQGQVVGTIDFQLNGKSIEQRPLVVMEAVNEGGFFSRMWDFVLMKFHQWFGSWFS; encoded by the coding sequence TCTCAGGCGCGTTTCTATTGATTTCTCTCTCCACCGCCCACGCGGCCGACCCGATTGCGCCCGCCGCGCCAGAGGTCGACGCCCGCGCCTGGATCCTGATGGACTATCACAGCGGCAAAGTGCTGGCAGAAGGCAACGCGGATGAAAAACTCGATCCGGCAAGCCTCACCAAACTGATGACCAGCTATGTGGTCGGCCAGGCGCTCAAGGCGGGGAAAATTCATCTCGATGATAAAGTGACCGTCGGCAAAGACGCCTGGGCGACCGGCAACCCGGCGCTGCGCGGCTCGTCGCTGATGTTCTTAAAACCCGGCGATCAGGTGTCGGTGGCCGATCTCAACAAAGGCGTGATTATTCAGTCCGGCAATGACGCCAGTATTGCTATCGCCGATTATGTGGCGGGCAGCCAGGACGCGTTTGTCAGCCTGATGAACGGCTACGCCAAACGCCTGGGGCTGACTAACACGACCTTTAAAACGGTCCACGGCCTCGATGCGCCGGGGCAGTTCAGCACCGCGCGCGATATGGCGCTGCTCGGCAAGGCGCTGATCCACGACGTGCCGGATGAATACGCCATCCATAAAGAGAAAGAATTTACGTTCAATAAAATTCGCCAGCCTAACCGCAACCGGCTGTTGTGGAGCAGCAGCATGAACGTCGACGGAATGAAAACCGGCACTACAGCGGGCGCGGGCTATAACCTGGTCGCCTCGGCGACGCAGGGCGATATGCGCCTGATCTCGGTTGTGCTGGGCGCGAAAACCGACGGCATTCGCTTTCGCGAATCGGAAAAGCTGCTGACCTGGGGCTTCCGCTTTTTTGAAACCGTCACGCCGATTAAGCCGGATGCCGCGTTCGTTAACCAGCGCGTCTGGTTTGGCGACAGCAGCGAAGTGAAACTCGGCGCGGGCGAGGCGGGTTCGGTGACGATCCCCAAAGGCCAGCTGAAAAACCTCAAAGCCACCTATACGCTCAATTCGCCGCAGCTTACCGCGCCGCTGAAACAGGGCCAGGTGGTGGGCACTATCGATTTCCAGCTGAACGGCAAGAGCATCGAGCAGCGCCCGCTGGTGGTCATGGAAGCGGTAAATGAAGGCGGCTTCTTCAGCCGGATGTGGGATTTCGTGCTGATGAAATTCCATCAGTGGTTCGGTAGCTGGTTCTCGTAA